The genomic window GATTTCACCACATTGATTTTTCCCCAAATGTACTCCGCTGAAGTGGTGAAAATTCAAAtaattgaattttattttacattttatgacTGTGACAGGGTGACACTTGTACATCTAAACAGTAAAATCTAGTTCAGAAATAAGTAATCTATCAATCCTTTAGTAAATGATTCAATTTCATGAGGTTAAATTATACAGCCTTTAACAGTTATCAAAAAACACCGACAAAAAGGAACAGGGAGGGGGCAGACGGGTCATTATtcatgctgtttaaaaaaacaacacccgcacacacacagcaggaaatAAATTATCCACCGAATTAGATCTACCAAcaggggcagccgtggcctaaaggttagaaaAGCGGGCTTGTGGCCAAAAAGTCGCCAGTTCCcctggaccagcaggaaaaaaatgtgggctgggggagtgaatgaacagcgctttccccttCCTCAAACTCCCTCAACATTCACGCCTGCGAGGCGCTTGAGCACGGCACTTAACATCCAACGGCTCCCCACACGCTGCGGCAGCCCACTGCTCCtcgtgtgtgtgctcacagctcactgctcctagtgtgtgtgtgttcactgcttgtggatgggttaaatgcagaggatgaaattcGCAACAGCGATCATTATGGCAGCGCACCCCTGAGTGCATCGGCTACTTCAGGTCCATGGTCCAGGATGGCGGCGCGCATGAAGTGCAGCGGTTACTTACCACGGTCCTGAGGACACACAATTTCGTCGTCCCAGTGTGTAGTGTATATAAGGCTGGGATGACCATaaagagaatttcatttcatttcaacaataAGATAATGATCAGTGATAAGGGATCAGTGTTAAAGTCGGGTCAAGGACGTGATAATTTTACACAGATAACAAAAGACAACGACAAACGGCAAACATTTTAGCTTTTATAACACTTGAAGCCCGTACACTTTAAGCTTGTTTGATTAGTGTAATACTTTTATAACATCTGAAATCATAACGTCGGATAGCTGATTATTATCAGTGGCACTTTGGGACATCGTCACAAACAACGGTTGTAGAGAATAAAAGTGAATCGCGTTCCTAGAGAAGGTgttggttctctctctgtcgatgAGTCAGCATCACCCATTGTCTGCGTGAACACAATTATTTCACGGAATGATTCCATACAGGTAAAAGCAAGAATCGTCGCAGGTTCAGCAGTGGTGCtgcacaacacaaacatcacgacacagcagacccacagtgaatacagttaaatatgtaaaacagGTACAAAACACTAGAAAGTCACCAGGCCTGTAAAAACAATACACGTTGTCGtacaaattttttttctcttgtgaatTATTCACACAAGTCTCTCTGTAACCTCACTCATTCTACCGTCTGAAATACtctaacagaaacaaaaacaaagaaagtcaAATCAGTATACATACTTAATGTACATTTTAAGAGCATCATTAGTAAAGTTTAGTTTACAACAGTTTCTTTTTAtggatttgcttttttttttttcatatcagtcatctttgtgtctgtggctgATTGTGGTGATGTCAGCTGAGGCCATccatctccatggcaacagagtcAGAGAATTTCTGTCTTCATGTCTCTGTCAGCAACTGGCCATTGTCAGGCATGGCCCCCGTGGCATGACTCATTTTGGGGAGTTTTAGCCTcagcttgctcactgggggttcaGGATCTGATCTCTGTGAGGCTGCTTTAGGGCACTTTTTGACTGTAAAAAAGTGCTATGCAAATAAACGTGAATTTGAACTTAAGTTTTCAGGATTTTTACTATGCGGGGCAAAATAATGCTTTCATAATGCCACAGTCTTCACAAAATAATGCTTTCATAATGCCAGTCTTCACAAAATAATGCTTTCATAATGCCACAGCCTTCACAAAATAATGCTTTCATAATGCCACAGTCTTCACAACTCACAGAATTCGatcatttttctttatctgttgaCTGATTTTCAGTCTAATAACCTCAACTTAAGTCTTATTTTAAAGTTGTACTGGAAGAGCACAAGCTGTTTTTAAATGGCATGTCTGTTGGTATGTCCTGTACCCTGTTTACGGTAATATGGTTAAGATGTGTTATATTTGTACAGCATGTAAGCTTATCCAtgtactcttacacacacacacacacccatatatatgtatacatatatatatatagagagagagagagagagagagaaagagagagagagagagagtagaattCTAGTTACAATCTTTACATCAATCTGAGTTTTTCCCCCACAACTTGACAACTTCCCTTTGAAGATCCGCTGTGGTGCCACACTCCCAGTTCAGTCCCTTATCAGCATTCAATtattaaaggtttttttttcttccggtCACATCCATCCGCGGCCgtcattctgtcttttcaggGGGGACGACCTCCATGAGAAGCTGAAGATGCATGGTGATTGGTCCTAGATGAATTACAGGTCAGGGTTAAAGGTCAAAGGGCACACATTATATTAAAAACTGATATAAAACTGCCCTACAGTACCATCTGCAGCGCAGTATAGACAAACTCTGCAGAACACTACCCATGTTTCACGTCACACTACATCCACTGCACTAACACAAAATAATGAGTAGCAAAAATACTTTGTTAAAATCAaactaaaacacattacatacatgTTGTTCAAagtgtcattctctctgctgAATAATGAAAAGTACCAGttgcaaagagaaaagaaaacctgatGAGGAGACAATACTTCAGACATAATAATCCTCTAAAGACGAAAAAATTCCACAGTGCATGGACCTCCTGACCAGAGAACCCCCACAACTTCTAACATGACTCAGATCAGGCAAGTTAGACGACCCTCCCACCTCAGGGAGGCTACTCACTCATGACACGGCGCGTCCAGCCGAACTTGTGGTAGACAAAGGGATAGTACAGCAGTAAGCCGCTGAACATGAAAATGGCACAGTACAGGTACTCCCATGCTGGCTGGTCTATAATGGGGGCCAGCACTAGGTAACAGGACACGATGACCACCAAGGCTGGAATGATCAAAGGCACCTTCGGGATGGAAAGAGAAGAAGTCCTGTCACACCCCtgttaaaatgtctttaacCAAAAGCTTACTGTTGGtcagggaggagagggagacagaatgaGGAGCGTATGTGGTCgacccgctctctctctcacacacacacacgcacacacacagacacacacactctctctctctctctctcacacacacacacactctctctctctctctctctcacacacacacacacacacacacacacacacactctttctctctctcacacacacacacacactcactctctctctctctctcacacacacacacacacacacatgcgtgcgcgtgtatgtaaCTTCTTCTCACACCCATGgaccctcacatacacacacatacacacacacacacacacacactctctctctctctcactcaaacacagacacgtatgtgtgtgtatatgaagaAGACTATTTTTGAAACTAATAcctgaataaaaatgaactttgaGTTATGTTACCTTGACAGGTCTGTGTAAGTCTTTTCTGGTGAAGCGCATGACGATTAGAACCAGAGCAGTGAGCCCATAGAAAATCCACTGGGCAAAGCTGAAGTAGTTAATGAGAGTGTTGATGTCTGCAGGCAAGATGTAGATGATGCCAAGAATACCCTGGATTAGGtcacaaagacaagaaaaaaaaaattcaatcaagtatatatatatgtttgtgtgtgagtgagtgtatatagtgtgtatatatatatatatatatatatatatatatatatgtgtgtgtgtgtgtatatgtatgtgtgtgtgtgtgtgtgtgtgtgtgtgtgtgtatatatatgtgtgtgtgtatatatatgtgtgtgtgtgtgtgtgtatatatatatatactgaaagcaataaaaaaagcGATACTGTGTGAGGTGAGGAGGTGCTGCTTACATTGAAGATGAGTGCCGGAGACGGGGTGTAGTATTTGGGGCTGATGTAGGACAGGATCTTCACCATGTGGCCCTCCCGTCCTGCCACATACGTCAGCCTTTCAGATAACGCAGTTGGGTTTAGTTATTTAGGACAGTGAAAAAGGTTCACACACATACGTCAGCCTTTAAGATAAGGAAGTTGGGTTTAGTTATTTAGGACAGTGAAAAAGGTTCACAGACATACGTCAGCCTTTAAGATAATGAAATTGGGTTTAGTCATTTGGGACAGTGAAAAGGGCATACAGACATATGGTATCAAAGTTACATTAATATGAATGATGAAAGAGTCGATGAATGGTCCGAGCAACTCTGAAACTCACCCATACTGATGTAGGgcaaaaagagataaaaaaaaagcttgcatTCAGGCCTAAAGTTTTCTCTCCCTGGGTATTAACTACACTGCACAGCCATTTTtgaactttttctctttttttttcttaactctgAAGGCAGTGTAAGCTTGCAAAAGTATGGAAGAGGTATATCAAATGACTAAACGTCACCGCGGTGACTTGGgcacacagtgtcacacagtgtttttgtgcCGAAGTCAACACAGGCCGTCTCAGTGAAACCAAGATGTAGGGTGTGGCTGATATCCGATATCTCAAAACAACACCCTTCAAAGTTCCTCACCTGCCCGCTGTGAAGCAGCTCCCGTTGGCAGCACCAAATGTGGAGAAAACCACGAACAAAGGTACCAGCCAGGACAGGGGGTAGAGAACTCTGTCACCAAAAGTCtgcaaaggacagagagaatgcaaaACTCAACCATTTTAACAGATGTGTCATCGCCAATTTAAACTACATGATATgaaaaattacttttttaaaaaaaaaaagccaatgcCACAACTGAAGCTACAGAACTCAAAATATTTTGGATTACTTTGTTCAGAGGGATCTCCCTGCAGGAGacgcaggagacagagagataaactgAAGGTCAGCATTAAGACGTTGATGCCAACAACTCAGAGAAAATTCTAGAATCTCTTAAAGAGCAAAAGGAATGTTCCAGGTCATTTGAAACGTCAGTGTTTGGGGAAACCCAGTGCCAATTTCATGGGCACTGTGCTTGTTCAGAAACActcagaatgtgtttgtttgtttgtttgtttgtttggttggttggttgattggtttgTTGGTTATTTGGTTGGTTGTTTATTATGTTTACTTGTTTCATCCACATTTCTCTTTACTGTACTTCTGTTGGAGCCACTCTTACCACAGCCACTGCGGGGGAGTTTAACAGCTCAGAGGGCGTCATGACAGTAAAGTAAGCAATGTTCACCAGCACATAGCACACAGTCACCATGGGGATACCAATGACTATGGCCAGGGGAAggttcctgagagagagagagagagagagagagagagagaaagagaaagagattagggacagggcgagagagagagatataaaatagagagagagattaaagagagagaaagagagagagagattagagagagagatagtattACAGGGTCACAAACACTAATTCTGATGACACAACGCACCTTTAACAGTCTTTCCGCACTTTCTCTGCGTATACTGACAACAGACTATAAACTCAATTATATGTTCTCCTCTGAAGAGAGGCAGCACAGATGCCCTAATGATCTGTAGGGTGCTCAAGTAAATACCCACCTGTACGGGTTTTTTAGTTCCTCCGTAATAAAATTCAGTTGATtcctgaacaaaaaaaaaaaagagaaccagGTCATCAAGGTCACTTCAGTATGATTTCCCTCATTGTTTTGTGTCATATTAAACAATGAAATAATTCAgagcaatatttttttcattttccgtGTCCTTAAAAATGAATGGTATTATGCCAATCAGGCTCTCAGGCCCCTGTAACACGTATTTGACCAAACAAATTTACAGTCAAAGGAACAATAGCGTGCTGACGTTTTACTGGAAGTCAGGACGTACGATTCACTCATACaaacttctgtttgtttgtttgtttgttttgctgtttaagTGGTCCTTACCAGCCGTCATAGGCCCAGAGCCCGTTGTAGAAGGCCAGCCCGATGGAGCCAAAGGAGGTGGATGCCCCTTTAAATGTGTCCTTTAAATTCTGTGTGTTTCCTGCACGCAGTCAggacatgacaaaatgacactCCGGCGCTCATTACCGTCATAATGTGCATTTTATTGACTTTTATTGTTTCCTTTATCATCTGCTTTCCATCTAAGAGGTGGTAATCAGGAGATGGAGCTAAGAGCGGCGACCTTTCAgctacataaaaaacaaaaaaacaaaacacagaacctATAGGCTCTGagatatcaaaaaaaaaaaaaaaagttaaacattaCGTCGCGTTACCTTGTGCCAACAGGACGATCCCTGCCAccacgatgatgatgatgatgaggagttTGGCCGCGGTGAAGAAGTTCTGCACATAGCTGGCCAGTTTCACACTCAGGCAGTTTACTAATACGATcagcactgtgacagaacaTCAAAGAATGCCGTCAAGAGAATTTCCCTTACTTTACATTGAAGTAGACTATACGAGTCATTGGTATGACTGAGAAATGCAGCTATGCAAAAAAATGcgaagaaaaaaagttaaaaacaattaaataaaataaaataaaataaaataaaactaggTTAAGTAAGCAAGGAACAGAGTTTCCCATTCATTAACATTACAGAATAAAATATGGTTATGGATGCTGTGTATATGACACTTCACTGTCTTGTTTGTTCATTCTTCTCACTGCACTGATGTCATGTTTGACGTTCTCTCACGTACAGATAGCGACGGCTGCCAGACATTTGACGGTGACCGGGGGAGGCGTGCATCCTGGGTAGAAGGGTGCAGTGGTGTACTCCGCACAGCTGAGGGCGATGATGGCAAACGATGAAGGTTTTAAGACGATAACGGTCGTCCAGGTGTACAGGTAGCCGACGATCGGGCCGAAACCCTCCATCAGATAGGGATATTCTCCGCCGGACTTGGTGATCATTGTGCCAAGCTCCGCATAACACAGGGCCCCTGCACACAGACGGGACAGAGCCTCTCAGCCCTTTTCTCTGGCTCTCAGAGTTCACTTTAAGGTCACTGAGTCCATGGGACCCCTTCAGCCCCCTATTAAATttaagaggatttttttttttttaccaaagtGGGAATTTGCTCAAGACCTACGTGACTTACACACTAGGAATTACTGGATGTTTGTGCATGGGGAGATCACATCTGAACAGAttccttgccccccccccccccttccggCCTCTTAAACAATAAACTGCAACTCTTTGGTTTTTCACAGTTAACGTCTCTAGAGATATGGGGCCTGACATCTTCA from Chanos chanos chromosome 2, fChaCha1.1, whole genome shotgun sequence includes these protein-coding regions:
- the slc7a9 gene encoding b(0,+)-type amino acid transporter 1, whose translation is MGETREKRNSQNGSLSQHSRDSEMNPNEKEPKAAVLHKNVGLISGISLIVGTMIGSGIFISPKAVLEGTGAVGPCLCVWAACGVLATLGALCYAELGTMITKSGGEYPYLMEGFGPIVGYLYTWTTVIVLKPSSFAIIALSCAEYTTAPFYPGCTPPPVTVKCLAAVAILLIVLVNCLSVKLASYVQNFFTAAKLLIIIIIVVAGIVLLAQGNTQNLKDTFKGASTSFGSIGLAFYNGLWAYDGWNQLNFITEELKNPYRNLPLAIVIGIPMVTVCYVLVNIAYFTVMTPSELLNSPAVAVTFGDRVLYPLSWLVPLFVVFSTFGAANGSCFTAGRLTYVAGREGHMVKILSYISPKYYTPSPALIFNGILGIIYILPADINTLINYFSFAQWIFYGLTALVLIVMRFTRKDLHRPVKVPLIIPALVVIVSCYLVLAPIIDQPAWEYLYCAIFMFSGLLLYYPFVYHKFGWTRRVMRPITMHLQLLMEVVPPEKTE